AAAGAACGAAGCCAATACAGAGTTTTTTAAATTCATTAGCCGCAACTATACAGACTGGTTAAAGGCAAAGTCAGACAACCGCCCCACCATGTCGCATACCCTTATCCGTGATAAAGTAATGCCAACGTTGGAAAAAGGTGTGCCTACATTCTTTGTGCTGATCGATAACCTACGCTTTGACCAATGGAGAGCCATACAGCCACTTTTTGCTGAGAACTTCCGGATTGTAGAAGAAGATACGTTTTATAGTATCCTTCCTACGGCTACTCACTATGCCCGCAACGCCATCTTTGCCGGCATGCTTCCAATAGATATTGAAAAGCGCTTTCCGCAGCAATGGAAAAATGATGATGAGGAAGGTGGCAAAAACCAAAGTGAAGAAGAGTTCTTCCGGGCGCAACTGAAAAGCATGGGAGAAAGTAACCTACGTGTATCCTATACTAAAGTGCTGAACAACCAGGCGGGGTTAGATCTGGTCAATAATATGCACAACCTGCTGTCCAATGATCTGAACGTGATCGTTTACAATTTTGTAGATATGCTCAGTCATGCCCGTACAGAAATGGAAGTACTTAAAGAGTTGGCGGGCGATGAAGTAAGTTATCGTAGTATTACCACTTCCTGGTTTGAGCATTCACCTTTAAACCAGGCTTTAAAGCGTATAGCTGATAAAAACATCAAGATTGTATTGGCTACCGATCATGGCAGTGTGCGGGTAAAAACACCGGCAAAAGTGATTGGTGATAAACAAACTACCACTAATCTGCGCTATAAGCATGGCCGCAATTTGAATTACGATCCTAAAGAAGTGCTGGCTTTCCGTGATCCAAAAGAAGGAGGGCTGCCATCGCCTACCGTAAACTCCTCTTACATATTTGCCGGCGAGGATACGTTTTTATGCTACCCTAATAATTACAACCATTATGTTAACTATTACCGCAATACATTTCAGCATGGTGGTATTAGCTTGGAAGAGATGATTGTTCCGGTAGTACAAATGGTGAGCAAATAAAAATTACTTATTTAAAAATAGTGATAGAACAACACATCCGGCAATGATGGCACCATAAGTAATCAGGCGCTTTTTCACCTGTTCTTTTTTACCTTTCTGCCAATTCAGGTATTGGATAAAACCTGTGCCGGCAAGGATGAAAGCAAGGGATAGGTAATACAGCCAATCGGCCTCTTTACGGGTAAGGACCAAGCCCACAAACGGAATACAGGCAATAAAAATTATTAAACGTAGAAGGGCTTGTTTACGGGCCATTTTGCACAAATTAGTCCCAAAAATAGGGGTTTGTGTCAATGCTATTACCTTTGTATCCTTCTATCGTATCCAATAATGAGTTAAATGTGTTATGTGATTTCAGAATAGGCCATTAGGCTTTTTTGACTCTTTTGATAAATGATGACCCATTTGACTTATAACTAATTTGAGTATGAAGTACACACAAACGACTTTAGACAAGGTTGAAAAAATAGCTGAAGAAATGGGCTACATTGTTCGCTATGAGCGAGGTAGTTTCCAAAGTGGTTTTTGCATATTGGAAGAAAAGAAAGTTGTCGTGCTCAATAAGTTCCTGCAACTTGAAGGACGCATTAATACAATGATCGACCTTTTGCCACAACTGAAAATTGATGCGGATGCCTTAACACCAGATAGCCGAAAGTGGTATGATGATATCATGGGCAAGTTTCATTCATCTAAGGATGAAGAAAATAGTGACAGCTCACCAGCTTAAAAGTTTACAAGTTCACTCTTGAAAGCGTAAATTAACTCGTAAACTTGTGAACAAGCGAACCTGTAAACTTCCCAACCAGTGACTACTCCTCCCTTAACAATTACAATGCTCGGTACAGGCACCAGCACAGGTGTTCCTATGATAGCCTGTCAATGCCCCGTGTGTACGTCTACGGATCACCGTGACAAGCGTTTACGGTCCAGCATTATGGTACAGTCGCCTACTACTACTATTGTGGTAGATACCACGCCCGACTTTCGCTACCAGATGTTAAGGGAAGATGTGCGCCGTCTGGATGCTGTTTTATTTACACACCCACACAAGGATCATATTGCAGGCTTGGATGATGTACGCGCCTTCAATTTCTTTATGGAGCAGGACATGCAGGTCTATGCCAACCAAATGACCATCGATGCTCTTATGCGCGAGTTTGCATATGCATTCGCTGATAAAAAATACCCCGGTGTCCCCAGCCTGGAGTTGAACTCTATTACTTTGGATCCCTTTTTTATTGGCGACATTCCGGTAATTCCTATTATGGTCTGGCACTTAAAAATGCCGGTTTATGGATTTCGCTTTGGCAGCTTTACCTACATAACCGATGCTAATAGGATAGAGGATGCTGAAAAAGAAAAGATCAAAGGCAGTGAAGTAATGGTAGTCAATGCGTTGCGCAAGGAAAAACACATTTCCCATTTTGCTTTAGATGAAGCGGTTGCCCTTTCACAGGAACTGCAACTACCCAAAGCGTATTTTACGCATATCTCACACCAGTTAGGTAAGCACAAGGATGTGGAGAAGCACCTTCCAGAAGGTATCTATTTAGGCTACGATGGCTTAAAGATTCATGTATAATATTGATGGATAGCCAAGGCTATTTTTGTATCTTTAGCGTCATCTCTTGCAGGGCGTTTTCAGCTCTTCTTATTACACTTTCTTTTACTATTTCAATTGGATTTTACCGGTGGCCAGATGGCGTGGTATGGGCTAGGGTACGGGTGAGGTAGGGATGTGGTACGGAGTAGATACGGAGTTACTATGGACCTGATACGGAGTTACTATGAAGTGGATACGGAGTAACCCTGAAGGAGCATAGGAGTGGCTATGAAGGTAGAGGGAAGTGGCAGGCAAGGTAGACCGCGGATGAAGGGGATTTGTCTGAACCGGGATTTGGGGAGATTAGAGGATGGGACGGATGGAATAATGAACAAGGAGCAAGGAATGATGAAGGAAGGAAGAATGAAGAAGGAATGTTCAATGATCAACTTTCAATACTCAATGTTCAATAGGGAGGAGGAATTGGGGATTTGAAATTGGGAGGGAGAGGAGATGCTCCATTTGATAGGCCTTGGATCAAGTTCATGGTGACAGCAAGAGACTTTACATTAGCAGCTTGTAGTATTACCATAGCCTCTAAGATTCTTCACTGCGTTCAGTATGACAAAATAAAGAGGCTTAATTATAGCAGGCGGGATGAGAGTGTCAATTGAAACCGGAATCCTACAACTTGAATTGATCTATGTGTCTATCTGCGTTAGCTGTGGGACATTTCCTGTCAATTCCATCACCTAATCCGCAGTGCTCCTTTTCTACTTTCCTCTGTGCGAAGCCTTTCCTCTATATTTGTACTTCTTAAACGATTGCCCCTTTATGAATTTCGAAACCTCTGAGATTACGCTACAGGTAGCGCAGACCGCCCGTGATTTTGCCCAACAGCACATCAAACCCTATGTTATGGATTGGGATGAGAGCCAAACCTTTCCAGTTGATGTGTTTAAGCAAATGGGACAACTGGGTCTGATGGGAGTGCTGGTACCCGAGGAATACGGTGGTGCTGGACTTTCTTATTTTGAATACAAAGCCGTTATTGAAGAAATTGCCAAGGTAGATGGGTCTATTGGCTTGAGTGTGGCGGCACACAACTCGCTTTGCACTGGTCATATTATGGCTTTTGGGAATGAAGAACAAAAACGCAAATACCTGCCTAAACTAGCTACTGCAGAATGGATTGGTGCCTGGGGATTAACCGAGCCCAATACCGGAAGTGATGCCGGCAACATGAAGACCACCGCCGTGCGCGATGGCGACAACTGGGTGATAAACGGTACCAAGAACTGGATCACGCATGGTAAAAGTGGCGACGTGGCTGTAGTGGTTTGTCGCACTGGCGAGCCTCGTGCAAAGAATAATGCTACTGCTTTTATAGTAGAACGTGGTACTCCAGGATTTTCTGCTGGTAAAAAAGAGAACAAGCTAGGGATGCGTGCTTCAGAAACTGCAGAAATGATCTTTGAAAACTGTGTAATACCTGATGCAAACCGTTTAGGAGAAGTAGGTGATGGTTTCAAGCAGGCTATGAAGATTTTAGATGGTGGACGCATCTCCATTGCTTCACTGTCGTTAGGTATTGCTAAAGGTGCTTATGAGGCGGCCTTGAAGTATTCACAAGAGCGTCACCAATTTGACAAACCCATTTCCTCTTTCCAGGGTATTGCTTTTAAGCTTGCCGATATGGCTACTGAAATTCAAGCCGCCGAGTTACTGACATTAGAAGCCTGTGATTTGAAAATACGCGGTAAAGAAATGACAAAGGTAGCCGCTATGGCTAAGTACTACGCCAGTGAAGTGGCAGTGAAATCAGCCAATGATGCCGTGCAGATCTTTGGCGGTTATGGATACACGAAAGACTTTCCTGTAGAAAAGCATTATCGCGACGCGAAGCTTTGCACTATAGGCGAGGGAACGAGTGAGATTCAAAAGCTGGTGATATCGAGGGAGGTACTAAAATAAGGGGGGCGTCACCTAACTTCCTGCATCTGCACTAATCGATAATAGTATCCTTGTTTTTGCATTAACTGATCGTGCGTGCCGCGCTCTACGATCTCACCTTTTTGAAGAACAACAATTTCGTCGGCATGGCGGATGGTAGACAAGCGGTGGGCAATAACAATGCTGGTGCGGTTTTGCATCATGTTGTTGATGGCATCCTGTACCAGACGCTCGCTTTCCGTATCCAGTGCCGATGTGGCTTCATCCAGGATCAAGATTGGTGGGTTCTTTAGTACCGCACGGGCAATGGTTAAACGCTGGCGCTCACCACCACTCAGTTTGGTACCTCTGTCACCAATGTTGGTATTATAGCCTTGCTCTTTTACAGAAATATAGTTGTGTGCATTGGCCACTTTAGCGGCTTCTTGTATTTCTGTATCGGTAGCATCTTGTTTACCTAATAAAATATTATTGGCAATGGTATCATTGAACAAGATCGGTTCTTGTGTAACAATGCTGATCTGGTTGCGTACCGATGTTAATGAGTAGTCTTTGATATTCACGCCATCAATCAATAACTCGCCACTGGTTACATCGTGGAAACGAGGCACTAAGTCGGCCAAAGTAGATTTACCTGCACCAGACGAACCTACCAGTGCTACTGTTCTACCCTTTTCAATCGTCAGGTTGATATTCTTCAGGATTGGCGTACCATCGTAAGAGAAGGTAACATTACGCAGCTCAATGTTTTTATGGAAGGTGGTAAGCTGTTTACCATTCGGGTTATCGTCAACCGTATTAGGTGTTTCCAATACTTCCTCAATACGACTAATAGCGGCGCCACCTTTTTGCATATTGCTGAAGGAAGTAGAAAGAGCCTTGGCTGGGTTGATAATGTTGTAGAACATGGCTAAGTAGGTAAGGAAAGCCGAAGCCTCCAGACCCAGGTCTCCACCCAATACCAACTGGCCACCGAAATAAAGAATACCGCAAAACACCATTACCCCCATTACCTCGGAAGTAGGAGAGGCCAGGTCGCGGCGATAAGCAATACGGTTTTTGGCATCTACCAGTTCATCATTGATGGTATTAAAGCGATTGCGCAACAAACCTTCAATGTTAAATGCCTTGATTACGCGCAATCCGCCCAGTGTTTCATCCAGTACAGATACTGATTCTGCGTGTTTAATAGCAGCCTCATTTGATGGCTTTTTAAGCGAGCGAGATACGCGGCCAATGACAAAACCAATAATGGGTATAAATAATAATAGGAAGAAAGTAAGCTTGGCACTGATAAAGAACAGTACGGCAAAGTTTATAATGATAGTCAGCGGGTCGCGTACCCAGCCTTCCAATGCACCTACCAGTGAACCTTCTACTTCATTCACATCATTAGTAATGCGGCTGATCAAGTCGCCTTTCTTCTTTTCAGTAAAGTAACCAATAGGGAGATGCAGTATTTTGTTGTATAGTTCAACCCGCAGCAGGTTAACGATGTGGTTCTTAAGCGGATTCAAAATATACTGGGCCAGTACCAGGAAAACGTTTTTTAACAGGATAGTAGCAATAATGATCAGACACAATACACCTAGTGTATACAATTTACCTTCTGTTTCGTTGGTATGGCTGGCAATCGAGTCTACCAGGAACGTCCGGATGTATTGTACAATAGGGTTGCTGGCGTTCTTAGCCATCTGGGCCAATGCGCCACTGTCTCCATTGAAGATCAGTTCAAAAAAGGGCATCAGCATCCCCATAGATACAATGGAGAAGGCTATAGACAAAAGAATACAGAAAAAATAGAGGGCGATCTTTCCTTTATATTGGCCTAAATATTTGAATATACGAGAGTAGCGGTTCATGCAACAAGGACGGAGCTTGGTATAAAAAGCGCAAAGTAACTACTTTTACAGCCAACAAAAGGTTAGATTATGCAGGAAGGGAAACGTCAAAAGCAAATAGGTGGCCTCATTCAGGAAGAAATGACTGGAATTTTTCAGCGCCTGGGAATGAGTATGATGGATGGCGGAATGGTCTCCATCAGCAGTGTTAAAATCACACCCGATTTATTGGAAGCGCGTATTTATTTAAGTTTATTCCAGGTAGCCGACCGGAAAGCTACCATGAAAAAGATAGAGGATAGAGCTTGGGAGATCAAGCGCGAACTAACATCGCGGGTAAAGCACCAGTTGCGTCGCATGCCCGAGTTAAAGTTTTTCCAGGACGATACGCTGGATCATGTATTCCGCATGGAGGAGTTGTTTAAGCAGATTCATGAGGAAAAGCCAAAGACAGAGGAGGATAACGAGCAAGGCCCAAGGAATGAAGAATAATGAGGGAACATTTCACCATTTGAAATCTGAAACTTTAAACTTGAAACCTTGAACTTTCTTTTCGCCTGGCGCTATTTTAAAGCAAAGAAGTCTACCAATGCCATTAATATAATAGCCTGGATCAGTATCCTGGCTATTTTAGTGGGCACTGCTGCACTTATATTGGTGCTTAGTGTCTTCAATGGTTTTGAAGATCTGGTGAAGTCATTGTACTCTTCGTTTTATCCGGATATCAAGATCTCGCCGGTTAGTGGCAAACAACTGGTACTCACAAAAGAGCAGCTGGCAAAATTAAGAGCTGTCAAAGGTGTTAACCAATATACGCTGGTAGCACAGGAGAAAGCCTTGTTGCAAAATGGTGAATCACAATCTATTGTAAATCTAAAAGGGGTAGATGAAAACTACGTAAAGGTCTCTGGTGTAGCCGATCATGTGGTGAAGGGAAACTTTGACCTGGGTACAGCAGATGCCCCCTTGCTAGTGTTAGGGGCTGGCATAGAGAATGCCGTAGGGGTTCAAAGCGATCGTAATATTTCTCCCCTCACGGTTTACATGCCCCGTAAGAGTGCAGATGTATCGGTCTCCGATCCGCTGCAATCCATTAGTGCTGATACGGTCAATACATCAGGCGCTTTTATTATTCAGCAGGAGTTTGATAATAATTACGCCTTTACCAATTTAGCCTTTATGCGCGCCATGTTGGAGCTCCCGGAGGATACCTATGGCGGTGCTGAGCTTTCTTTATTCCCGGGTTCCGACCCCGATGTCGTTAAAGAGCATATGCAAAAGGTTTTAGGCAAAGACTACCTAATTCAAACCCGTTATGAGCAAAATCGCAGTCTCTATGCTGTGATGCGGGCTGAAAAATGGGTGATCTATATGATCCTATCCCTCATCCTGATAGTAGCAGCCTTTAATATGATTGGCGCACTGACCATGTTGGTATTGGAGAAGAAAAAAGATATAAGCGTCTTGCACGCCTTAGGGGCTGATAAAGGACTAATTCAAAAGATCTTTCTAAGTGAAGGCTTATTATTAGCGCTTATTGGTGGGGGTGTGGGTATGCTCTTGGCCTTCTTAATAGCCTTGGGACAGATCTATTTTAAAATTATTCCCTTGGAAGGCGGGTCTTTTCTGATTGACTACTTTCCCGTCAAACTTGACCCTATGGATTTTTTACTGGTAGCCATTACCGTTCTAGTCATAGCTCTCATCGCTTCGTATATCCCCGCCCGGAAGGCCGGCCGGCAGCAGTTTTTGCTGCGGGAGGAGTAAAGCCCAGCGCACGCCCCCGGCCCCTAAAGGGGAGGGCTAGGCTTCTGATTTCACGCAGAGGCGCAGAGACGCGGAGGGTGAGCCACAAAGAATAAAAGCAATAAAATAGAAAAGCACTCCACTAGTGGAGTGCTTTTCTTGTATAAGAAGCACAATCTTCTGCTTTGTGTGTTGGTCAATGACTATTGATTAATGACCATTGATTAGCCTGGCTCTGTGCCCGGCCCTCCCCTTTAGGGGCCGGGGGCGTGCGCTGGGCTGCTTAATAATCCCCCATTGTTTCAGGTAATTGTTGCAGGGCTTTTTGCAACTGCTCATCACTTGGAGCTACACCGTGCCAATTATGGTCGTTCTCCATAAAGTCCACACCTTTCCCCATTATGGTGTGCATGATGATAGCGATGGGCTTTCCTTTGCCCGTTAGTGACTTAGCTTCTTTTAAAGTATTTACCAACGCATCCATATCATTTCCATCCACTTCTAACGTATGCCAGCCAAATGCGTCAAACTTAGCTTTTATATCGCCCATATTGATCACCTTCTGTGTAGGCCCATCAATCTGCTGGCCGTTCCAGTCTATCGTTGCAATCAGGTTGTCCACTTTGTGGTGAGGGGCAAATAAGATGGCTTCCCAGTTCTGACCTTCCTGTAACTCTCCATCACCATGTAGCGAATACACCACGCTGGAATCGTTGTTCAGTTTCTTTGTCAGGGCAGCTCCTATAGCTACACTCATACCTTGGCCTAACGAACCAGAGGCTACGCGTATGCCTGGCAACCCTTCATGAGTTGTGGGGTGTCCTTGCAGGCGGGAGTCCAGTTTACGGAAGGTGGCCAGTTCTTTAACATCAAAATAACCAGAGCGGGCCAGTACCGAGTAATATACTGGAGAGATGTGGCCGTTAGAAAGAATAAACACATCCTCGTCCTTTGCGTCCATATCGAAGGCCGAGTTATGTTTCATTACTTCAAAGTAGAGTGCTGTCATATAATCGGCACAGCCCAATGATCCTCCGGGGTGACCGCTGTTAACGCCATGTACCATGCGCAGTATGTCACGTCGAACCTGAGAAGCAATTTCTTTAAGATTTGGCATAAAATTTTATGAGTTCGTTAAACTTTTAGGTAACACTGATTGTCGAAATCCGTGCAAATGTGCGAACTTTTTTGGTTTTAAATGTTCATGAGCTTTACGTGTTTCAATAAATAGTTATAACTCCTTCAGTATGCGATTATTATAACTATTTATGATGTGATATTGGAAAACATTTATTTAACCATATCGAAACATCTCTATTTTTGCCGCGAAAACTCAGCTGTATGTTACACGTGCTTTTGACAGCCTCGGTAGCTT
This genomic interval from Flavisolibacter tropicus contains the following:
- a CDS encoding bifunctional response regulator/alkaline phosphatase family protein codes for the protein MALAKILWVDDEIESLQSQKLFLENKGYDVQTLTNGFDAIDFIKENFIDVVLIDESMPGITGLETLAKIKEINAQIPVVLITKNETENLMDEAIGSQISDYLIKPVNPNQVWLSLKKIIDNKRLVAERTTTAYQQQFRNLFMALNSNPDYNEWMGIYKELIYWELSLQKSDSPEMQEVFQTQKNEANTEFFKFISRNYTDWLKAKSDNRPTMSHTLIRDKVMPTLEKGVPTFFVLIDNLRFDQWRAIQPLFAENFRIVEEDTFYSILPTATHYARNAIFAGMLPIDIEKRFPQQWKNDDEEGGKNQSEEEFFRAQLKSMGESNLRVSYTKVLNNQAGLDLVNNMHNLLSNDLNVIVYNFVDMLSHARTEMEVLKELAGDEVSYRSITTSWFEHSPLNQALKRIADKNIKIVLATDHGSVRVKTPAKVIGDKQTTTNLRYKHGRNLNYDPKEVLAFRDPKEGGLPSPTVNSSYIFAGEDTFLCYPNNYNHYVNYYRNTFQHGGISLEEMIVPVVQMVSK
- a CDS encoding MBL fold metallo-hydrolase; the encoded protein is MTTPPLTITMLGTGTSTGVPMIACQCPVCTSTDHRDKRLRSSIMVQSPTTTIVVDTTPDFRYQMLREDVRRLDAVLFTHPHKDHIAGLDDVRAFNFFMEQDMQVYANQMTIDALMREFAYAFADKKYPGVPSLELNSITLDPFFIGDIPVIPIMVWHLKMPVYGFRFGSFTYITDANRIEDAEKEKIKGSEVMVVNALRKEKHISHFALDEAVALSQELQLPKAYFTHISHQLGKHKDVEKHLPEGIYLGYDGLKIHV
- a CDS encoding acyl-CoA dehydrogenase, which produces MNFETSEITLQVAQTARDFAQQHIKPYVMDWDESQTFPVDVFKQMGQLGLMGVLVPEEYGGAGLSYFEYKAVIEEIAKVDGSIGLSVAAHNSLCTGHIMAFGNEEQKRKYLPKLATAEWIGAWGLTEPNTGSDAGNMKTTAVRDGDNWVINGTKNWITHGKSGDVAVVVCRTGEPRAKNNATAFIVERGTPGFSAGKKENKLGMRASETAEMIFENCVIPDANRLGEVGDGFKQAMKILDGGRISIASLSLGIAKGAYEAALKYSQERHQFDKPISSFQGIAFKLADMATEIQAAELLTLEACDLKIRGKEMTKVAAMAKYYASEVAVKSANDAVQIFGGYGYTKDFPVEKHYRDAKLCTIGEGTSEIQKLVISREVLK
- a CDS encoding ABC transporter ATP-binding protein, encoding MNRYSRIFKYLGQYKGKIALYFFCILLSIAFSIVSMGMLMPFFELIFNGDSGALAQMAKNASNPIVQYIRTFLVDSIASHTNETEGKLYTLGVLCLIIIATILLKNVFLVLAQYILNPLKNHIVNLLRVELYNKILHLPIGYFTEKKKGDLISRITNDVNEVEGSLVGALEGWVRDPLTIIINFAVLFFISAKLTFFLLLFIPIIGFVIGRVSRSLKKPSNEAAIKHAESVSVLDETLGGLRVIKAFNIEGLLRNRFNTINDELVDAKNRIAYRRDLASPTSEVMGVMVFCGILYFGGQLVLGGDLGLEASAFLTYLAMFYNIINPAKALSTSFSNMQKGGAAISRIEEVLETPNTVDDNPNGKQLTTFHKNIELRNVTFSYDGTPILKNINLTIEKGRTVALVGSSGAGKSTLADLVPRFHDVTSGELLIDGVNIKDYSLTSVRNQISIVTQEPILFNDTIANNILLGKQDATDTEIQEAAKVANAHNYISVKEQGYNTNIGDRGTKLSGGERQRLTIARAVLKNPPILILDEATSALDTESERLVQDAINNMMQNRTSIVIAHRLSTIRHADEIVVLQKGEIVERGTHDQLMQKQGYYYRLVQMQEVR
- the rbfA gene encoding 30S ribosome-binding factor RbfA, which gives rise to MQEGKRQKQIGGLIQEEMTGIFQRLGMSMMDGGMVSISSVKITPDLLEARIYLSLFQVADRKATMKKIEDRAWEIKRELTSRVKHQLRRMPELKFFQDDTLDHVFRMEELFKQIHEEKPKTEEDNEQGPRNEE
- a CDS encoding FtsX-like permease family protein; this translates as MNFLFAWRYFKAKKSTNAINIIAWISILAILVGTAALILVLSVFNGFEDLVKSLYSSFYPDIKISPVSGKQLVLTKEQLAKLRAVKGVNQYTLVAQEKALLQNGESQSIVNLKGVDENYVKVSGVADHVVKGNFDLGTADAPLLVLGAGIENAVGVQSDRNISPLTVYMPRKSADVSVSDPLQSISADTVNTSGAFIIQQEFDNNYAFTNLAFMRAMLELPEDTYGGAELSLFPGSDPDVVKEHMQKVLGKDYLIQTRYEQNRSLYAVMRAEKWVIYMILSLILIVAAFNMIGALTMLVLEKKKDISVLHALGADKGLIQKIFLSEGLLLALIGGGVGMLLAFLIALGQIYFKIIPLEGGSFLIDYFPVKLDPMDFLLVAITVLVIALIASYIPARKAGRQQFLLREE
- a CDS encoding transketolase, giving the protein MPNLKEIASQVRRDILRMVHGVNSGHPGGSLGCADYMTALYFEVMKHNSAFDMDAKDEDVFILSNGHISPVYYSVLARSGYFDVKELATFRKLDSRLQGHPTTHEGLPGIRVASGSLGQGMSVAIGAALTKKLNNDSSVVYSLHGDGELQEGQNWEAILFAPHHKVDNLIATIDWNGQQIDGPTQKVINMGDIKAKFDAFGWHTLEVDGNDMDALVNTLKEAKSLTGKGKPIAIIMHTIMGKGVDFMENDHNWHGVAPSDEQLQKALQQLPETMGDY